Proteins from a single region of Cytophagaceae bacterium:
- a CDS encoding phage integrase N-terminal SAM-like domain-containing protein, with amino-acid sequence MELRYSESTYKTYRLAFEEFVNFYSELCLESITQEQITEYLRYLVNDRKISISMQNTTINAIKFYYEKVLGGKRTFYHLDRPRTEKTLPEVMSEQQVADLLNSIDNLKHKGHSYDDLFGRTKNK; translated from the coding sequence ATGGAACTGAGGTACTCTGAAAGCACTTACAAAACATACCGATTGGCCTTTGAAGAATTTGTAAACTTTTATTCTGAACTTTGCCTCGAAAGCATAACTCAGGAACAAATAACTGAATATCTAAGATATCTTGTAAATGACCGAAAAATATCGATATCTATGCAAAACACTACCATTAACGCCATAAAGTTTTACTATGAAAAAGTATTGGGAGGCAAACGAACTTTTTATCATTTAGACAGACCACGTACCGAAAAGACCTTGCCTGAGGTAATGAGTGAGCAACAAGTGGCCGATCTTCTAAATTCTATAGATAACCTCAAGCATAAAGGCCAT